In one Mucilaginibacter ginsenosidivorax genomic region, the following are encoded:
- a CDS encoding pyridoxamine 5'-phosphate oxidase family protein: MDSINQQQPEDNYKDLGGTEAIAKLKDMVDSAKSCFFLTNIKTGIPANVRPMSVQQVDDEGNLWFLSANDSHKNEDLSKDPMVHLLFQGSAHSDFLNVYGIATVSEDKEKIKELWEPILKVWFTDGIDDPRISVIKVEPTECYYWDNKHGNAIAFVKMLAGAAIGKTFDDSIEGKINV, translated from the coding sequence ATGGATAGCATTAATCAACAACAACCGGAAGATAATTATAAGGATCTTGGCGGAACAGAGGCCATAGCCAAATTAAAAGACATGGTCGACAGCGCTAAAAGCTGTTTCTTTTTAACCAATATTAAAACCGGCATCCCGGCAAATGTTCGCCCGATGTCTGTTCAACAAGTGGATGACGAGGGTAACCTTTGGTTTCTGAGTGCCAATGACAGCCACAAGAATGAAGATCTGTCGAAAGACCCCATGGTCCACCTGTTATTCCAGGGATCTGCACATTCCGATTTCCTGAATGTTTATGGTATAGCCACCGTGAGCGAAGACAAGGAAAAAATTAAAGAGCTTTGGGAACCGATACTAAAAGTGTGGTTTACCGATGGCATCGACGATCCGCGCATATCGGTAATAAAAGTTGAACCTACCGAATGTTATTATTGGGACAACAAGCACGGCAATGCCATCGCTTTTGTAAAAATGCTGGCCGGCGCGGCCATAGGCAAAACCTTCGATGATTCGATTGAGGGCAAAATAAACGTATAA